The genomic DNA ATAGGGCTTGGATTCAGGCCCGGGCCGCTGTTTGGCAGAATCCTTGGCAAGGTGTATGATCTTCAGCTTGAGGAAACGATAAAATCCAAAGATCAGGCAATCGGTTATGTGGAGGAGAGGTACCGGGATTTGAAAAAAGAGTAACTTCTTTCAATTCATACCATAAGCGGATATCAGTCAGGCTCTTCATTTCCAAGTTAAGTCTTGTAAATAAGGTATACAATTATTATCTTTGAAAGATTAAGCAACTTGGTATGTGGATTCGGGCACAAGTGCCCGTTTTTGTTTTATAGGGGTAATTTTAAGAAGATAGATCATGACATCGATAGAACAAATCAAACCTGTGGTAGAATCTAGACTTCATGAGCTTGGCTTTGAGCTCTTTGATTTACGCTTTTTTCAGGCTGGCAAGCGGTCGACATTTCGGATCACCGTTGACAGTCCCAAAGGGATAACTATCGCTGATTGTGAGACTATCAGCAGAGAAATCTCTTTACTTTTAGATGCTGAAAATTTCGCATCCGGAAAACCTTACAATCTCGAAGTGTCTTCACCGGGTATCGACAGGCCACTAACCACAGAACGGGATTTCAACAGGATACAGGACAAAGATGTGGTTTTGCACCTGAAAGTCGATATAGAAGGGAAAAAGAAGATCAAAGGCAAAGTAGTCAAATGTGAAGACAACATATTAACAGTAGAAAACGAATACCAAAACCTGTTGGAAATTCCTCTCTCTGATATTTACAGTGGAAGGGAAGAGATCCGGTTCAAATAAATGGAGGGGTTCTTAATCAATGAAAA from Chitinispirillum alkaliphilum includes the following:
- a CDS encoding ribosome maturation protein RimP codes for the protein MTSIEQIKPVVESRLHELGFELFDLRFFQAGKRSTFRITVDSPKGITIADCETISREISLLLDAENFASGKPYNLEVSSPGIDRPLTTERDFNRIQDKDVVLHLKVDIEGKKKIKGKVVKCEDNILTVENEYQNLLEIPLSDIYSGREEIRFK